Proteins from a genomic interval of Sparus aurata chromosome 21, fSpaAur1.1, whole genome shotgun sequence:
- the kif1ab gene encoding kinesin-like protein KIF1A isoform X3 — MAGASVKVAVRVRPFNSREMGKDSKCIIQMSGNTTTILNPKQPKENKSFNFDYSYWSHTTPEDINYASQMQVYKDIGEEMLLHAFEGYNVCIFAYGQTGAGKSYTMMGRQEKDQQGIIPLLCEDLFTKINDSNNDNSMSYSVEVSYMEIYCERVRDLLNPKNKGNLRVREHPLMGPYVEDLSKLAVTSYNDIQDLMDSGNKARTVAATNMNETSSRSHAVFNIIFTQKKHDMDSENTSEKVSKISLVDLAGSERADSTGAKGTRLKEGANINKSLTTLGKVISALAEVDSAPNKNKKKKKVENFIPYRDSVLTWLLRENLGGNSRTAMVAALSPADINYDETLSTLRYADRAKQIRCNAVINEDPNNRLVRELKEEVARLKDLLYAQGLGDIIENLCDYKNFVNNRQAVNQRGDLSAVSNAMTGMSPSPSLSALSSRAGSIANLHDRIFSPASEEAIERLKETEKIIAELNETWEEKLRRTEAIRMDREALLAEMGVAMREDGGTLGVFSPKKTPHLVNLNEDPLMSECLLYYIKDGTTKVGRENAKTRQDIVLSGHFIKDEHCTFSSTTGPQGEGCVILEPCEGTETYVNGKRVTSPIVLRSGNRIIMGKSHVFRFNDPEQARLERERTPCAETPVEPVDWAFAQRELLEKQGIDMKQEMEQRLQELEDQYRKEREEASNLLEQQRLDYESKLEALQRQVDSRYLESPEEEEEPEEEVPWTERETELALWAFRKWRFYQFTSLRDLLWGNAIFLKEANAISVELKKKVQFQFVLLTDTLYSPLPPDLLPPCVAKERERRPFPRTIVAVEVQDQKNGATHYWTLEKLRQRLDLMREMYDRAAELPSSAVEDCDHALTGGDPFYDRFPWFRLVGRAFVYLSNLLYPVPLVHRVAIVSEKGEVKGFLRVAVQAISADEEAPDYGSGVRQSGTAKISFEDKQFEKFQTESCPGSLSHSNTSQEELRIVEGEGQNSDIGISADEVNNNTCPGEETESGDIQAIEAPQSPAKSTGLGLDLPLDLSPEKALSHLKIGSTFTFRVTVLQASSISAEYADIFCQFNFIHRHDEAFSTEPLKNTGRGPPLGFYHVQNITVEVTKSFVEYIKTQPIVFEVFGHYQKQPFPPLCKDLISPLRPSRRQFPRVMPLSKPVPATKLSTLTRSTAGPCHAKYDLMAFFEICELEANGDYIPAVVDHRGGMPCHGTFLLHQGIQRRITVTIAHETGNDIEWKEVKELVIGRIRNTPEADETIIDPNILSLNILSSGYFWPKHNDNVSLGVDHRTFYRFEAAWDSSMHNSLLLNRVTPYGEKIYITLSAYLEMENCTQPTVITKDFCMVFYSRDAKLPASRSIRNLFSTGCLRPSESNRVTGVYEVTLCHVADNGSPGMQRRRRRVLDTSVAYVRGEENLAGWRPRSDSLILDHQWELEKLSLLQEVEKTRHYLLLREKLEATLQAGQDALYKSSDISDFAKSPVLSHSPGSSPALDSPNQRQRELAAKCLRLLMHTFNREYSQVSSSASESKLSEMSASLMRDSSSSLSTLTPSSTCPSLVEGHYDIRHTEPSSGASTPDLDPYSPVDRKKALRGCTFVPDIQEIRVSPIVSKKGYLHFLEPHTSGWVKRYVVVRRPYVYLYRSERDSVERAVINLSSAKVEYSEDKQTLLRTPNTFAVCTEHRGILLQATNDKEMHDWLYAFNPLLAGTIRSKLSRRKSVQSAPTAQRM, encoded by the exons ATGGCGGGGGCTTCGGTGAAGGTGGCGGTGAGGGTCCGACCCTTCAACTCCAGAGAGATGGGGAAGGACAGCAAGTGCATCATTCAGATGTCAGGAAACACGACAA CGATCCTGAACCCCAAACAGCCGAAGGAAAACAAGAGTTTCAACTTTGACTATTCGTACTGGTCACACACCACG cctgaGGACATCAACTATGCGTCCCAGATGCAGGTGTACAAGGACATCGGAGAGGAGATGCTGCTTCACGCCTTTGAAGGCTACAACGTGTGCATATTTGCATACGGCCAGACGGGAGCGGGCAAAAGCTACACCATGATGGGCCGACAGGAGAAGGACCAGCAAGGAATCATACCTCTG CTGTGCGAGGACCTCTTCACCAAGATCAATGACAGCAATAATGACAACAGCATGTCGTACTCTGTGGAG GTGAGTTACATGGAGATCTACTGTGAGCGCGTGCGTGACCTGCTGAATCCCAAGAACAAAGGAAACCTGCGCGTCAGAGAGCACCCACTGATGGGACCCTACGTCGAAGATCTGTCCAAGCTTGCTGTCACTTCATACAACGACATCCAGGACCTGATGGACTCTGGAAACAAAGCCAG gacTGTGGCGGCGACCAACATGAACGAGACCAGCAGCCGCTCCCACGCCGTCTTCAACATCATCTTCACGCAGAAGAAACACGACATGGATTCGGAAAACACGTCAGAGAAG GTCAGCAAGATCAGTCTGGTGGACTTGGCCGGCAGCGAGAGAGCCGACTCCACCGGCGCTAAAGGAACCAGACTGAAG GAAGGAGCAAACATCAACAAATCTCTGACTACACTGGGGAAAGTTATTTCAGCTCTTGCTGAAGtg GACTCAGCACCAAACAAG aacaagaaaaagaagaaggttgAAAATTTCATCCCCTACAGAGATTCAGTCCTGACTTGGCTACTGAGGGAGAACCTGG GAGGAAATTCTCGCACAGCCATGGTGGCCGCGCTCAGCCCTGCTGACATTAACTACGATGAGACCCTCAGCACCCTCCG GTACGCTGATCGCGCCAAACAGATCCGCTGCAACGCCGTGATCAACGAGGACCCCAACAACCGCCTGGTGCGAGagctgaaggaggaggtggCTCGCCTCAAAGACCTGCTGTATGCACAGGGCCTGGGAGACATCATCGAGA ACCTGTGCGATTACAAGAATTTTGTGAACAATCGCCAGGCTGTCAATCAAAGGGGTGATCTCTCCGCAGTGTCCAATGCCATGACAGGAATGAGTCCCTCGCCCTCGCTCTCGGCCCTGTCCAGTCGCGCCGGGTCCATCGCCAACCTCCACGACCGCATCTTCAGCCCGGCCAGCGAGGAGGCCATCGAGAGGCTCAAG GAAACCGAGAAAATCATCGCGGAGCTCAACGAGACATGGGAGGAGAAGCTGCGGCGAACTGAGGCCATCCGTATGGACAG AGAGGCACTGCTGGCCGAGATGGGTGTCGCCatgagagaagatggaggcaCTTTGGGCGTGTTCTCCCCGAAAAAG ACCCCTCATCTGGTGAACCTGAACGAAGACCCGCTGATGTCAGAGTGTCTGCTGTACTACATCAAAGACGGCACCACCAA GGTCGGCCGTGAGAATGCCAAGACTCGCCAAGACATTGTTCTCAGCGGCCATTTTATCAAAGATGAACACTGCACCTTCAGCAGCACCACTGGCCCTCAGGGAGAAG GATGTGTCATCCTGGAGCCATGTGAGGGGACAGAGACGTACGTCAACGGGAAGAGAGTGACCTCTCCTATTGTTTTGCGCTCTG GGAACCGCATCATCATGGGGAAGAGCCACGTGTTCCGCTTCAACGATCCAGAGCAGGCTCGCCTGGAGCGAGAGAGGACGCCGTGTGCCGAGACGCCGGTGGAGCCGGTCGACTGGGCCTTTGCTCAGAGGGAGCTGCTGGAGAAACAAGGCATCGACATGAAGCAGGAGATGGAGCAGAG GCTTCAGGAGCTCGAAGATCAGTACcgcaaagaaagagaagaagccAGTAACCTGCTGGAACAGCAGAGGCTG GACTACGAGAGCAAACTGGAAGCTCTCCAGAGACAAGTCGACTCTCGGTACCTGGAGTCtcctgaggaagaagaggagcctGAGGAGGAAG TGCCGTGGACGGAGCGTGAGACTGAGTTGGCTCTGTGGGCGTTCAGAAAATGGCGTTTCTACCAGTTCACCTCTCTCAGGGACCTACTTTGGGGCAACGCCATCTTCCTCAAAGAGGCTAATGCTATCAGTGTGGAGCTGAAGAAAAAG GTGCAGTTCCAGTTCGTCCTGTTGACCGACACTCTCTACTCTCCCCTGCCCCCCGACCTGCTGCCACCCTGTGTGgccaaagagagggagagacgaccTTTCCCTCGAACCATCGTTGCTGTTGAAGTACAAGATCAGAAGAACGGAGCCACGCATTACTGGACCCTGGAGAAACTCAG GCAGAGGCTGGACCTGATGAGAGAAATGTACGACCGTGCTGCAGAGCTCCCCAGCAGTGCTGTGGAGGACTGTGACCACGCTCTGACCGGAGGCGATCCCTTCTACGACCGCTTCCCCTGGTTCCGTCTGGTCGGCAG GGCTTTTGTGTACCTGAGTAACCTGCTGTACCCGGTGCCCCTGGTGCATCGCGTGGCCATCGTCAGTGAGAAAGGAGAGGTGAAAGGCTTCCTCAGGGTGGCTGTGCAGGCCATCTCAG CCGATGAAGAGGCCCCTGATTATGGCTCTGGTGTGAGGCAGTCAGGCACTGCCAAGATCTCCTTTGAGGACAAACAGTTTGAGAAG TTTCAGACCGAGTCGTGTCCCGGCAGTCTCTCACACTCCAACACCTCCCAGGAGGAGCTGCGAATCGTGGAGGGAGAGGGACAGAACTCGGACATTGGAATCTCTGCCGATGAAGTCAACAACAACACCTGtccaggtgaggagacagaaagCGGCGACATCCAAG CCATCGAAGCTCCCCAAAGCCCAGCCAAGAGTACAGGCCTGGGTCTGGATCTTCCTCTGGACCTCTCCCCGGAGAAAGCTCTGTCGCACCTGAAGATCGGCAGCACCTTCACCTTCAGAGTCACCGTCCTGCAGGCCTCCAGCATCTCGGCCGAGTACGCCGACATCTTCTGCCAGTTCAA CTTCATCCACCGCCACGACGAAGCTTTCTCCACCGAGCCGCTGAAGAACACCGGGAGAGGACCTCCGCTGGGCTTCTACCATGTTCAAAAT ATCACGGTGGAGGTGACAAAGTCCTTCGTGGAGTACATCAAGACTCAGCCCATCGTCTTCGAGGTGTTCGGTCACTATCAGAAACAGCCCTTCCCTCCGCTCTGCAAAGACCTGATCAG TCCACTGAGACCTTCCAGGAGGCAGTTCCCCAGGGTGATGCCCTTATCCAAACCAG TGCCGGCCACGAAGCTCAGCACCCTGACTCGCTCCACCGCGGGACCCTGTCACGCCAAATACGACCTCATGGCCTTCTTTGAGATCTGCGAGCTGGAAGCTAACGGAGA CTACATCCCAGCTGTTGTCGACCACAGAGGCGGGATGCCCTGCCACGGCACGTTCCTCTTACATCAG GGCATTCAGAGGAGGATCACAGTCACCATCGCTCAcgaaacaggaaatgatatcGAGTGGAAAGAGGTGAAGGAGCTGGTTATCG GTCGCATTCGAAACACACCAGAGGCCGATGAGACCATCATAGACCCAAACATCCTGTCCCTCAACATCCTGTCCTCCGGATACTTCTGGCCAAAACACAACGACAA CGTCTCCTTGGGAGTTGATCATAG AACTTTCTACCGATTTGAGGCAGCGTGGGACAGCTCGATGCACAACTCTCTGCTGCTGAACAGAGTCACTCCCTATGGAGAGAAGATCTACATCACCCTCTCTGCTTATCTAGAG ATGGAGAACTGCACTCAGCCAACAGTGATCACCAAAGACTTCTGCATGGTGTTTTATTCCCGCGACGCGAAGCTGCCGGCCTCTCGCTCCATCAGAAACCTCTTCAGCACCGGCTGCCTCCGGCCCTCTGAGAG tAACCGCGTCACCGGAGTCTACGAAGTCACCCTCTGCCACGTGGCGGACAACGGAAGTCCAG GCATGCAGCGTCGTCGCAGGCGCGTGCTGGACACCTCTGTGGCGTACGTTCGAGGAGAGGAGAACCTGGCTGGATGGAGGCCTCGCAGTGACAGCCTCATCCTGGACCACCAGTGGGAGCTGGAGAAACTCAGTTTACTGCAGGAG GTGGAGAAGACCAGGCACTACCTGCTGCTGAGGGAGAAGCTGGAGGCGACTCTGCAGGCAGGACAGGACGCGCTCTACAAGAGCAGCGACATCAGCGACTTTGCAAAGAGCCCCGTCCTCAGCCACAGTCCCGGCAGCAGCCCGGCCCTCGACAGCCCCAACCAGAGGCAGAGGGAGCTGGCTGCCAAG TGTCTGCGTCTTCTGATGCACACCTTCAACAGGGAGTACAGCCAGGTGAGCAGCAGTGCCAGTGAGAGCAAG cttTCTGAGATGTCGGCGTCGCTAATGAGAGActcctcctcgtctctgagCACGCTCACCCCGTCCTCTACCTGCCCCTCACTGGTCGAGGGACATTATGACATCAG ACACACTGAACCCAGTTCAGGAGCCTCGACACCAGATCTGGACCCGTACAGCCCAGTGGACAGAAAGAAAGCTCTCAGAGGATGCACCTTTGTCCCTGACATCCAGGAGATTCGTGTCAG CCCCATTGTGTCAAAGAAAGGCTACCTGCACTTCCTGGAGCCCCACACCAGCGGCTGGGTGAAGCGCTACGTGGTGGTGCGCCGGCCCTACGTCTACCTGTACCGCAGCGAGAGGGACAGCGTTGAGAGAGCCGTCATCAACCTGTCGTCTGCGAAGGTGGAATACAGCGAAGACAAACAGACCCTACTGCGG ACTCCCAACACGTTTGCTGTGTGCACCGAGCACCGTGGGATACTGCTACAAGCCACCAATGACAAAGAGATGCACGACTGGCTGTACGCTTTCAACCCACTGTTAGCCGGCACCATCAG GTCAAAGCTTTCCCGGAGAAAGTCGGTCCAGTCGGCCCCCACTGCGCAGAGGATGTGA
- the kif1ab gene encoding kinesin-like protein KIF1A isoform X6, which yields MAGASVKVAVRVRPFNSREMGKDSKCIIQMSGNTTTILNPKQPKENKSFNFDYSYWSHTTPEDINYASQMQVYKDIGEEMLLHAFEGYNVCIFAYGQTGAGKSYTMMGRQEKDQQGIIPLLCEDLFTKINDSNNDNSMSYSVEVSYMEIYCERVRDLLNPKNKGNLRVREHPLMGPYVEDLSKLAVTSYNDIQDLMDSGNKARTVAATNMNETSSRSHAVFNIIFTQKKHDMDSENTSEKVSKISLVDLAGSERADSTGAKGTRLKEGANINKSLTTLGKVISALAEVDSAPNKNKKKKKVENFIPYRDSVLTWLLRENLGGNSRTAMVAALSPADINYDETLSTLRYADRAKQIRCNAVINEDPNNRLVRELKEEVARLKDLLYAQGLGDIIEMSNAMTGMSPSPSLSALSSRAGSIANLHDRIFSPASEEAIERLKETEKIIAELNETWEEKLRRTEAIRMDREALLAEMGVAMREDGGTLGVFSPKKTPHLVNLNEDPLMSECLLYYIKDGTTKVGRENAKTRQDIVLSGHFIKDEHCTFSSTTGPQGEGCVILEPCEGTETYVNGKRVTSPIVLRSGNRIIMGKSHVFRFNDPEQARLERERTPCAETPVEPVDWAFAQRELLEKQGIDMKQEMEQRLQELEDQYRKEREEASNLLEQQRLDYESKLEALQRQVDSRYLESPEEEEEPEEEVPWTERETELALWAFRKWRFYQFTSLRDLLWGNAIFLKEANAISVELKKKVQFQFVLLTDTLYSPLPPDLLPPCVAKERERRPFPRTIVAVEVQDQKNGATHYWTLEKLRQRLDLMREMYDRAAELPSSAVEDCDHALTGGDPFYDRFPWFRLVGRAFVYLSNLLYPVPLVHRVAIVSEKGEVKGFLRVAVQAISADEEAPDYGSGVRQSGTAKISFEDKQFEKFQTESCPGSLSHSNTSQEELRIVEGEGQNSDIGISADEVNNNTCPGEETESGDIQAIEAPQSPAKSTGLGLDLPLDLSPEKALSHLKIGSTFTFRVTVLQASSISAEYADIFCQFNFIHRHDEAFSTEPLKNTGRGPPLGFYHVQNITVEVTKSFVEYIKTQPIVFEVFGHYQKQPFPPLCKDLISPLRPSRRQFPRVMPLSKPVPATKLSTLTRSTAGPCHAKYDLMAFFEICELEANGDYIPAVVDHRGGMPCHGTFLLHQGIQRRITVTIAHETGNDIEWKEVKELVIGRIRNTPEADETIIDPNILSLNILSSGYFWPKHNDNVSLGVDHRTFYRFEAAWDSSMHNSLLLNRVTPYGEKIYITLSAYLEMENCTQPTVITKDFCMVFYSRDAKLPASRSIRNLFSTGCLRPSESNRVTGVYEVTLCHVADNGSPGMQRRRRRVLDTSVAYVRGEENLAGWRPRSDSLILDHQWELEKLSLLQEVEKTRHYLLLREKLEATLQAGQDALYKSSDISDFAKSPVLSHSPGSSPALDSPNQRQRELAAKCLRLLMHTFNREYSQVSSSASESKLSEMSASLMRDSSSSLSTLTPSSTCPSLVEGHYDIRHTEPSSGASTPDLDPYSPVDRKKALRGCTFVPDIQEIRVSPIVSKKGYLHFLEPHTSGWVKRYVVVRRPYVYLYRSERDSVERAVINLSSAKVEYSEDKQTLLRTPNTFAVCTEHRGILLQATNDKEMHDWLYAFNPLLAGTIRSKLSRRKSVQSAPTAQRM from the exons ATGGCGGGGGCTTCGGTGAAGGTGGCGGTGAGGGTCCGACCCTTCAACTCCAGAGAGATGGGGAAGGACAGCAAGTGCATCATTCAGATGTCAGGAAACACGACAA CGATCCTGAACCCCAAACAGCCGAAGGAAAACAAGAGTTTCAACTTTGACTATTCGTACTGGTCACACACCACG cctgaGGACATCAACTATGCGTCCCAGATGCAGGTGTACAAGGACATCGGAGAGGAGATGCTGCTTCACGCCTTTGAAGGCTACAACGTGTGCATATTTGCATACGGCCAGACGGGAGCGGGCAAAAGCTACACCATGATGGGCCGACAGGAGAAGGACCAGCAAGGAATCATACCTCTG CTGTGCGAGGACCTCTTCACCAAGATCAATGACAGCAATAATGACAACAGCATGTCGTACTCTGTGGAG GTGAGTTACATGGAGATCTACTGTGAGCGCGTGCGTGACCTGCTGAATCCCAAGAACAAAGGAAACCTGCGCGTCAGAGAGCACCCACTGATGGGACCCTACGTCGAAGATCTGTCCAAGCTTGCTGTCACTTCATACAACGACATCCAGGACCTGATGGACTCTGGAAACAAAGCCAG gacTGTGGCGGCGACCAACATGAACGAGACCAGCAGCCGCTCCCACGCCGTCTTCAACATCATCTTCACGCAGAAGAAACACGACATGGATTCGGAAAACACGTCAGAGAAG GTCAGCAAGATCAGTCTGGTGGACTTGGCCGGCAGCGAGAGAGCCGACTCCACCGGCGCTAAAGGAACCAGACTGAAG GAAGGAGCAAACATCAACAAATCTCTGACTACACTGGGGAAAGTTATTTCAGCTCTTGCTGAAGtg GACTCAGCACCAAACAAG aacaagaaaaagaagaaggttgAAAATTTCATCCCCTACAGAGATTCAGTCCTGACTTGGCTACTGAGGGAGAACCTGG GAGGAAATTCTCGCACAGCCATGGTGGCCGCGCTCAGCCCTGCTGACATTAACTACGATGAGACCCTCAGCACCCTCCG GTACGCTGATCGCGCCAAACAGATCCGCTGCAACGCCGTGATCAACGAGGACCCCAACAACCGCCTGGTGCGAGagctgaaggaggaggtggCTCGCCTCAAAGACCTGCTGTATGCACAGGGCCTGGGAGACATCATCGAGA TGTCCAATGCCATGACAGGAATGAGTCCCTCGCCCTCGCTCTCGGCCCTGTCCAGTCGCGCCGGGTCCATCGCCAACCTCCACGACCGCATCTTCAGCCCGGCCAGCGAGGAGGCCATCGAGAGGCTCAAG GAAACCGAGAAAATCATCGCGGAGCTCAACGAGACATGGGAGGAGAAGCTGCGGCGAACTGAGGCCATCCGTATGGACAG AGAGGCACTGCTGGCCGAGATGGGTGTCGCCatgagagaagatggaggcaCTTTGGGCGTGTTCTCCCCGAAAAAG ACCCCTCATCTGGTGAACCTGAACGAAGACCCGCTGATGTCAGAGTGTCTGCTGTACTACATCAAAGACGGCACCACCAA GGTCGGCCGTGAGAATGCCAAGACTCGCCAAGACATTGTTCTCAGCGGCCATTTTATCAAAGATGAACACTGCACCTTCAGCAGCACCACTGGCCCTCAGGGAGAAG GATGTGTCATCCTGGAGCCATGTGAGGGGACAGAGACGTACGTCAACGGGAAGAGAGTGACCTCTCCTATTGTTTTGCGCTCTG GGAACCGCATCATCATGGGGAAGAGCCACGTGTTCCGCTTCAACGATCCAGAGCAGGCTCGCCTGGAGCGAGAGAGGACGCCGTGTGCCGAGACGCCGGTGGAGCCGGTCGACTGGGCCTTTGCTCAGAGGGAGCTGCTGGAGAAACAAGGCATCGACATGAAGCAGGAGATGGAGCAGAG GCTTCAGGAGCTCGAAGATCAGTACcgcaaagaaagagaagaagccAGTAACCTGCTGGAACAGCAGAGGCTG GACTACGAGAGCAAACTGGAAGCTCTCCAGAGACAAGTCGACTCTCGGTACCTGGAGTCtcctgaggaagaagaggagcctGAGGAGGAAG TGCCGTGGACGGAGCGTGAGACTGAGTTGGCTCTGTGGGCGTTCAGAAAATGGCGTTTCTACCAGTTCACCTCTCTCAGGGACCTACTTTGGGGCAACGCCATCTTCCTCAAAGAGGCTAATGCTATCAGTGTGGAGCTGAAGAAAAAG GTGCAGTTCCAGTTCGTCCTGTTGACCGACACTCTCTACTCTCCCCTGCCCCCCGACCTGCTGCCACCCTGTGTGgccaaagagagggagagacgaccTTTCCCTCGAACCATCGTTGCTGTTGAAGTACAAGATCAGAAGAACGGAGCCACGCATTACTGGACCCTGGAGAAACTCAG GCAGAGGCTGGACCTGATGAGAGAAATGTACGACCGTGCTGCAGAGCTCCCCAGCAGTGCTGTGGAGGACTGTGACCACGCTCTGACCGGAGGCGATCCCTTCTACGACCGCTTCCCCTGGTTCCGTCTGGTCGGCAG GGCTTTTGTGTACCTGAGTAACCTGCTGTACCCGGTGCCCCTGGTGCATCGCGTGGCCATCGTCAGTGAGAAAGGAGAGGTGAAAGGCTTCCTCAGGGTGGCTGTGCAGGCCATCTCAG CCGATGAAGAGGCCCCTGATTATGGCTCTGGTGTGAGGCAGTCAGGCACTGCCAAGATCTCCTTTGAGGACAAACAGTTTGAGAAG TTTCAGACCGAGTCGTGTCCCGGCAGTCTCTCACACTCCAACACCTCCCAGGAGGAGCTGCGAATCGTGGAGGGAGAGGGACAGAACTCGGACATTGGAATCTCTGCCGATGAAGTCAACAACAACACCTGtccaggtgaggagacagaaagCGGCGACATCCAAG CCATCGAAGCTCCCCAAAGCCCAGCCAAGAGTACAGGCCTGGGTCTGGATCTTCCTCTGGACCTCTCCCCGGAGAAAGCTCTGTCGCACCTGAAGATCGGCAGCACCTTCACCTTCAGAGTCACCGTCCTGCAGGCCTCCAGCATCTCGGCCGAGTACGCCGACATCTTCTGCCAGTTCAA CTTCATCCACCGCCACGACGAAGCTTTCTCCACCGAGCCGCTGAAGAACACCGGGAGAGGACCTCCGCTGGGCTTCTACCATGTTCAAAAT ATCACGGTGGAGGTGACAAAGTCCTTCGTGGAGTACATCAAGACTCAGCCCATCGTCTTCGAGGTGTTCGGTCACTATCAGAAACAGCCCTTCCCTCCGCTCTGCAAAGACCTGATCAG TCCACTGAGACCTTCCAGGAGGCAGTTCCCCAGGGTGATGCCCTTATCCAAACCAG TGCCGGCCACGAAGCTCAGCACCCTGACTCGCTCCACCGCGGGACCCTGTCACGCCAAATACGACCTCATGGCCTTCTTTGAGATCTGCGAGCTGGAAGCTAACGGAGA CTACATCCCAGCTGTTGTCGACCACAGAGGCGGGATGCCCTGCCACGGCACGTTCCTCTTACATCAG GGCATTCAGAGGAGGATCACAGTCACCATCGCTCAcgaaacaggaaatgatatcGAGTGGAAAGAGGTGAAGGAGCTGGTTATCG GTCGCATTCGAAACACACCAGAGGCCGATGAGACCATCATAGACCCAAACATCCTGTCCCTCAACATCCTGTCCTCCGGATACTTCTGGCCAAAACACAACGACAA CGTCTCCTTGGGAGTTGATCATAG AACTTTCTACCGATTTGAGGCAGCGTGGGACAGCTCGATGCACAACTCTCTGCTGCTGAACAGAGTCACTCCCTATGGAGAGAAGATCTACATCACCCTCTCTGCTTATCTAGAG ATGGAGAACTGCACTCAGCCAACAGTGATCACCAAAGACTTCTGCATGGTGTTTTATTCCCGCGACGCGAAGCTGCCGGCCTCTCGCTCCATCAGAAACCTCTTCAGCACCGGCTGCCTCCGGCCCTCTGAGAG tAACCGCGTCACCGGAGTCTACGAAGTCACCCTCTGCCACGTGGCGGACAACGGAAGTCCAG GCATGCAGCGTCGTCGCAGGCGCGTGCTGGACACCTCTGTGGCGTACGTTCGAGGAGAGGAGAACCTGGCTGGATGGAGGCCTCGCAGTGACAGCCTCATCCTGGACCACCAGTGGGAGCTGGAGAAACTCAGTTTACTGCAGGAG GTGGAGAAGACCAGGCACTACCTGCTGCTGAGGGAGAAGCTGGAGGCGACTCTGCAGGCAGGACAGGACGCGCTCTACAAGAGCAGCGACATCAGCGACTTTGCAAAGAGCCCCGTCCTCAGCCACAGTCCCGGCAGCAGCCCGGCCCTCGACAGCCCCAACCAGAGGCAGAGGGAGCTGGCTGCCAAG TGTCTGCGTCTTCTGATGCACACCTTCAACAGGGAGTACAGCCAGGTGAGCAGCAGTGCCAGTGAGAGCAAG cttTCTGAGATGTCGGCGTCGCTAATGAGAGActcctcctcgtctctgagCACGCTCACCCCGTCCTCTACCTGCCCCTCACTGGTCGAGGGACATTATGACATCAG ACACACTGAACCCAGTTCAGGAGCCTCGACACCAGATCTGGACCCGTACAGCCCAGTGGACAGAAAGAAAGCTCTCAGAGGATGCACCTTTGTCCCTGACATCCAGGAGATTCGTGTCAG CCCCATTGTGTCAAAGAAAGGCTACCTGCACTTCCTGGAGCCCCACACCAGCGGCTGGGTGAAGCGCTACGTGGTGGTGCGCCGGCCCTACGTCTACCTGTACCGCAGCGAGAGGGACAGCGTTGAGAGAGCCGTCATCAACCTGTCGTCTGCGAAGGTGGAATACAGCGAAGACAAACAGACCCTACTGCGG ACTCCCAACACGTTTGCTGTGTGCACCGAGCACCGTGGGATACTGCTACAAGCCACCAATGACAAAGAGATGCACGACTGGCTGTACGCTTTCAACCCACTGTTAGCCGGCACCATCAG GTCAAAGCTTTCCCGGAGAAAGTCGGTCCAGTCGGCCCCCACTGCGCAGAGGATGTGA